A single window of Dehalococcoidia bacterium DNA harbors:
- a CDS encoding aspartate aminotransferase family protein, which yields MTILDRYVEMHPGSRTLHERALRLFPNGVTHDIRHQSPFPLYAARAAGSRKWDVDGNEIVDYVMGHGALLLGHQHPAVVEAVAEQAQLGTHYGASHEAEVRWGELVCNLVPSAERLRFTSSGTEATMMALRLARAYTGREKVIRLREHFHGWSDALTGQPPPEETVPRSPGIPEGMLAASIVLQANDVEVLERTLRDEGGDIAAMILETTGAHWGTHPIDLEYVRRARELTAEHGVVLIFDEVITGFRVTPGGAQAAYGITPDMTTMAKILGGGLPGGAVAGREEIIEQISIPGENSPNDGRRARIAHPGTYNANPLSAAAGAACLEIAATGVHQDRAASTAAQLARELNRAFREEAVAGAVYGHSSMLHIAIGMEQQPPDGYGWGWRALPVAPPRVSGAASQALRRGMLNEGIDLMGDGMMVSSAHTDADVDRTVEAFRRTLRAMKEEGAAL from the coding sequence ATGACCATTCTCGATCGTTATGTAGAGATGCATCCCGGCTCCCGCACCCTCCACGAGCGCGCGCTTCGACTCTTTCCTAACGGCGTCACGCACGACATCCGGCACCAGTCGCCCTTCCCTCTGTATGCCGCGCGCGCCGCCGGCAGCCGCAAGTGGGACGTCGATGGCAACGAGATCGTGGACTACGTGATGGGCCACGGCGCGCTCTTGCTCGGTCACCAGCATCCGGCGGTCGTCGAGGCCGTCGCGGAGCAAGCGCAGCTTGGCACCCACTACGGCGCGTCGCACGAGGCCGAGGTGCGCTGGGGCGAGCTGGTCTGCAACCTCGTCCCGTCCGCCGAACGACTCCGCTTCACGTCGTCCGGGACCGAGGCGACGATGATGGCGCTGCGCCTCGCGCGCGCCTATACGGGCCGTGAGAAAGTGATCCGGCTGCGCGAGCACTTTCATGGCTGGAGCGACGCGCTCACTGGCCAACCGCCGCCTGAGGAGACGGTCCCTCGATCGCCCGGCATCCCCGAAGGCATGCTCGCCGCGTCGATCGTGCTGCAGGCGAACGACGTTGAAGTCCTCGAGCGCACGCTCCGCGACGAGGGCGGCGACATCGCAGCGATGATCCTCGAGACGACCGGAGCGCATTGGGGCACGCATCCCATCGATCTCGAGTACGTGCGGCGGGCACGCGAGTTGACAGCGGAACACGGCGTCGTGCTGATCTTCGACGAAGTGATCACGGGATTCCGCGTGACGCCCGGCGGCGCGCAGGCCGCGTACGGCATCACGCCGGATATGACGACGATGGCCAAGATCCTGGGCGGCGGACTTCCCGGCGGCGCCGTCGCCGGCCGCGAGGAGATCATCGAACAGATCTCGATCCCCGGCGAGAACTCGCCGAACGATGGCCGCCGGGCGCGCATCGCACATCCGGGTACGTACAACGCGAACCCGCTGTCGGCGGCGGCCGGCGCAGCGTGCCTGGAAATCGCCGCCACGGGCGTACACCAGGACCGCGCGGCATCCACGGCAGCGCAACTCGCGCGCGAACTCAACCGCGCGTTTCGCGAGGAAGCCGTCGCGGGCGCCGTGTACGGCCACTCATCGATGCTGCACATCGCGATCGGCATGGAGCAGCAGCCGCCAGATGGCTACGGCTGGGGCTGGCGCGCGCTGCCGGTTGCGCCACCGCGTGTATCGGGCGCGGCATCACAGGCATTGAGACGCGGCATGCTCAACGAGGGCATAGACCTGATGGGCGACGGCATGATGGTATCGTCAGCGCACACCGACGCAGACGTCGACCGCACGGTCGAGGCGTTCCGCCGCACGCTGCGAGCCATGAAGGAAGAAGGCGCCGCTCTCTGA
- a CDS encoding Lrp/AsnC family transcriptional regulator yields the protein MIKAYVLVVTNPGETRNVVAAIGQIAGVVELHEVMGPYDIVVEIEVEQLSEVPAILSDKIRSVPGIESTTSLVTFPES from the coding sequence ATGATCAAGGCCTACGTCCTCGTCGTCACCAATCCCGGTGAAACGCGCAACGTGGTTGCCGCCATTGGCCAGATTGCGGGTGTCGTCGAACTGCACGAGGTGATGGGGCCCTACGACATCGTGGTCGAGATCGAGGTGGAGCAGCTCAGCGAGGTGCCGGCGATCCTCAGCGACAAGATCCGCAGCGTCCCCGGCATAGAAAGCACCACCTCACTGGTGACGTTCCCCGAGTCGTAG
- a CDS encoding CBS domain-containing protein, translated as MVEEIFQTDPISALGLPTPVSIGRTATVGEALRAVQTRGVGYVLIVEDDGRPIGIMSETEVLMKIVARDVKYDESVDIYMSHGPETLTQRDPIATAVKLMNEAGERNIPIVDEDGRAVAVLRTLDIIHFLAEAFPAQVMNLPPRPHQLIPEPEGA; from the coding sequence ATGGTCGAAGAAATCTTCCAGACCGACCCCATCAGCGCCTTAGGGCTTCCAACTCCCGTTTCCATCGGTCGTACCGCCACTGTCGGCGAAGCGCTCAGGGCCGTCCAGACCCGGGGCGTCGGCTACGTGCTGATCGTCGAGGATGACGGTCGCCCGATCGGCATCATGTCCGAGACAGAAGTGCTGATGAAGATCGTGGCGCGGGACGTGAAGTACGACGAAAGTGTCGATATATACATGTCTCACGGTCCGGAGACGCTGACCCAGCGGGACCCGATCGCCACGGCGGTCAAGCTGATGAATGAGGCCGGCGAGCGGAACATTCCCATCGTGGACGAGGACGGACGCGCAGTCGCCGTCCTGCGGACGCTGGACATTATCCACTTCCTGGCCGAGGCGTTCCCGGCGCAGGTCATGAACCTGCCCCCGCGCCCCCACCAGTTGATCCCCGAACCGGAGGGCGCATAG
- a CDS encoding 2-oxoacid:acceptor oxidoreductase subunit alpha, with amino-acid sequence MTTLTRESDQHEGPDVLELDRVTIRFAGDSGDGMQLAGTQFTKTSAVLGNDISTFPDIPAEIRAPQGSLPGVSGFQVSFSSHDIYTPGDAPDVLVAMNPAALNTNIGDLPRGGILVVNEDEFTETNLKKAAYGSNPLDDGSLGAYRVFQVPVSTLNARALKDSGLTAVQVDRCKNMFALGLMFWMYSRPLDTTTRWIDEKFGKNQGVAEANKKALRAGYNFGETTEMFATHYHVPKAKLRPGLYRNITGNEATALGVITASKLAGRTLFYGSYPITPASDILHELSRFKRFGVRTFQAEDEIAAVGAAIGASFGGSLGLTGTSGPGLALKSEAIGLAVMVELPLVVIDVQRAGPSTGMPTKTEQADLLQAMFGRNGESPVAIVAPSTPSDCFQMAIEAWRIAIKYRTPVLYLSDGYLGMGSEPWLVPDYTKLPKMDPDFAHDPATFKPYARDPETLARPWAIPGTPDLEHRIGGLEKSDITGNVNYDAANHDKMVHLRAEKIERIANDIPELEAHGDESGDLLVLGWGSTYGVITTAVQRARAKGLKVSSAHLHHLNPLPKNLGDVLKRYDRVLMPEINLGQMRMLVRSRYLVDIIGLNKVSGRPFTISEVEAKITELAA; translated from the coding sequence GTGACCACGCTGACAAGAGAGTCCGACCAGCACGAAGGCCCGGATGTCCTGGAGCTGGACCGTGTAACGATCCGTTTCGCGGGTGACTCCGGCGATGGCATGCAGCTCGCGGGCACCCAGTTCACCAAGACGTCGGCGGTCCTCGGGAATGACATCAGCACCTTCCCGGACATCCCGGCGGAGATTCGCGCGCCCCAGGGTTCGCTGCCCGGTGTCAGCGGCTTCCAGGTCAGCTTCTCGAGCCACGACATCTACACGCCGGGCGATGCGCCTGACGTCCTCGTCGCGATGAACCCCGCGGCACTCAACACCAACATCGGCGACCTGCCGCGCGGCGGCATTCTTGTGGTCAACGAAGATGAGTTCACTGAAACGAACCTCAAGAAGGCCGCTTACGGGTCGAACCCGCTCGATGATGGCAGCCTTGGCGCCTACCGCGTGTTCCAAGTGCCCGTATCGACGTTGAACGCGCGTGCGCTGAAGGACAGCGGCCTCACCGCCGTCCAGGTCGACCGCTGCAAGAACATGTTCGCGCTCGGCTTGATGTTCTGGATGTACAGCCGTCCGCTCGACACGACGACTCGCTGGATCGATGAGAAGTTCGGCAAGAATCAAGGTGTGGCCGAGGCGAACAAGAAGGCACTGCGCGCCGGCTACAACTTCGGCGAGACGACCGAGATGTTCGCGACGCACTACCATGTGCCCAAGGCCAAGCTGCGGCCGGGCCTGTACCGCAACATCACCGGCAACGAGGCGACCGCGCTGGGCGTCATCACAGCGTCGAAGCTTGCGGGCCGCACGCTGTTCTACGGGAGCTATCCGATTACGCCGGCAAGCGACATCCTGCACGAACTGTCGCGCTTCAAGCGATTCGGCGTACGCACCTTCCAGGCGGAGGACGAGATCGCGGCCGTCGGCGCCGCCATCGGCGCGTCGTTCGGCGGCTCGCTCGGACTCACCGGCACGAGTGGCCCGGGACTGGCGCTGAAGAGCGAGGCGATCGGGCTTGCGGTGATGGTCGAATTGCCGCTCGTCGTCATCGACGTGCAGCGCGCCGGCCCGAGCACCGGTATGCCGACCAAGACCGAGCAGGCGGATCTGCTGCAGGCGATGTTCGGGCGCAACGGCGAGTCGCCCGTCGCCATCGTCGCCCCATCGACGCCGTCCGACTGTTTCCAGATGGCGATCGAGGCGTGGCGGATCGCGATCAAGTACCGGACGCCGGTTCTATATCTCTCGGACGGCTACCTCGGTATGGGCTCGGAGCCATGGCTCGTGCCGGACTACACGAAGTTACCGAAGATGGATCCGGACTTCGCGCACGACCCGGCCACGTTTAAGCCGTACGCACGAGATCCGGAGACACTGGCGCGCCCCTGGGCGATCCCGGGCACACCGGACCTGGAACACCGGATCGGCGGACTCGAGAAGTCGGATATCACGGGCAATGTGAACTACGACGCGGCCAACCACGACAAGATGGTCCACCTTCGCGCCGAAAAGATCGAACGCATCGCGAACGACATTCCCGAACTGGAGGCGCACGGCGATGAATCGGGCGATCTGCTCGTACTCGGCTGGGGCAGCACCTACGGCGTCATCACGACGGCGGTGCAGCGCGCGCGCGCGAAAGGGCTCAAAGTGTCGTCGGCGCACCTGCATCACTTGAACCCGCTGCCGAAGAACCTGGGCGATGTGCTCAAGCGTTACGACCGGGTGCTGATGCCGGAGATCAACCTCGGGCAGATGCGCATGCTTGTCCGGTCACGCTACCTCGTCGACATCATCGGTCTGAACAAGGTATCGGGGCGACCGTTCACAATCAGCGAAGTCGAAGCGAAGATCACAGAACTGGCCGCCTAA